A stretch of DNA from Bacteroidales bacterium:
ATCATAAGCGCTCAGTTTCACTCTTCAATCCTACTGCAGGAAAGAATAAAAGCAGGATTTTCAAATTTGATGTTGCCCTGGCCGTCATTTCCTTTGCCAGCTCATTAGGATCACTATCGCTGTAATCATCAATCAGTAGCAGAAAATGTTCGGGAATCATCTCAAGCAACAGAATAGCGATTGTTCCGACGCCAATGTCGCCATCAATGCATTCTCAACCAGTGGTGGCGCCAAAAATCAGGATGCCATGCTGGTCGAGGAGATTATTCATCGTATCGACGTCAAGTTTGATGGGGATAAATACCCAAGCCAGCGTTGGCTTAAAGCCGTCTGCCATGCAATGGCTTAATTATGAGCGGATTTCTTCGGCAGATTTTCCTTTGTTAGATTTTGCTTTCATAGGTCTGGGTTAACTTTCATTAGCTAACAAATTCGAGTGTTTATTGTTTGTCAGGCTGCATGCTGTTGTACCCGAAAACTCTTGTTAAAACTGAAAATATATGAATTGCTCTTCACTACCCTGTGCAATGGTCAGCAGGATGAAAAGGCAAGCCCAAATGATACCAAGAATCCAGGGAGACATATTGTGAGCTACCAACTTAAGGCTTCTGTTTCGCATGAGCCAATGAACAAGAAACAAAATGCCCACCAAAACAAAGACTTTGATCAGGTCAAAATATTCAAGTACTTTTTCCCCATCAACGTTAAGGAAAAGCATTGATTCGATCATCCCTGCTGCAGTCTGAAATTCTCTTGCCCTGAAAAACACCCAGGTGAAATTGACCAGAGTAAAAGTGGCAAAAGCCAGTAAAATTCCATTCCAAACTGTTACTTTGACAGGGATGTATTGTTTTAGAACCCTTTCTATCACAAGATAAACACCATGCAGCATTCCCCAAACAACGAAAGTCCAGGCAGCGCCATGCCAAAGTCCGCCCAAAAGCATGGTTAACATTAGAGCAACGTACATCCTGGTGAGGCCAAAGCGGTTGCCACCAAGAGGGATGTACAAATAATCGCGCAGCCAACTGGAAAGAGAGATGTGCCAACGCTTCCAGAAATCGGAAAAACCTATGGCGCCATAAGGATAAAGGAAGTTATCGGGAAGGATGAATCCCAGCATAAGCGCAATTCCGATGGCAGCAGTGGAATATCCTGCAAAATCGAAGAAAATTTGCCCGGAAAAGGCAAGTGTGCCTGCCCATGAATCCCAGAAATTCAACACTTTACCGGCATTGAATACGCTATCGGAAACTCCGGAAAGCAACGTATCAGCCAAAACAACTTTTTGAAATAAACCCAAGGTCAGCAGAAATAACCCCCAGACAAACTGGTTGATGGTGGCTTTGCGGGGCTCATAAAACTGGGTGATCAGGTCTTTTGCCCTTACAATCGGACCTGCAACCAGTTGAGGGAAAAAGGTAACATAGAGGGCAAAATCGAGAAAAGTCCTCGCCGGCTGGATTTTTCTATAGTACATGTCAATGGTGTAGGACATGGTCTGGAATGTATAAAACGAAATTCCCATCGGAAGGATAATATCGAGCGGCCTGGCCTGGAAAGTAATACCGACAGCATCGGCAAGGAAGATAAAATTCTCAAGCAGGAAGTTGTTGTATTTGAAAAATGCCAGAAAACCAAGATTAACGAACATACTTAACAGCAACCATAGTTTTCTTGCTTTTGGTCGTTCCTCTTTAAAGAGCTTATTTCCAGCCACCCAGTCAACCATTGTCGAAATCCAAAGCAACAAAATCAATGGAGGATTCCATAATCCGTAAAACAGGTAACTGGCCAACAGCAACATTCTTTTTTTGAAATTCCAGCTAAAAATTGGAGTGTAG
This window harbors:
- a CDS encoding MBOAT family protein, translating into MLFNSIGFIFFFIAVLALYYTPIFSWNFKKRMLLLASYLFYGLWNPPLILLLWISTMVDWVAGNKLFKEERPKARKLWLLLSMFVNLGFLAFFKYNNFLLENFIFLADAVGITFQARPLDIILPMGISFYTFQTMSYTIDMYYRKIQPARTFLDFALYVTFFPQLVAGPIVRAKDLITQFYEPRKATINQFVWGLFLLTLGLFQKVVLADTLLSGVSDSVFNAGKVLNFWDSWAGTLAFSGQIFFDFAGYSTAAIGIALMLGFILPDNFLYPYGAIGFSDFWKRWHISLSSWLRDYLYIPLGGNRFGLTRMYVALMLTMLLGGLWHGAAWTFVVWGMLHGVYLVIERVLKQYIPVKVTVWNGILLAFATFTLVNFTWVFFRAREFQTAAGMIESMLFLNVDGEKVLEYFDLIKVFVLVGILFLVHWLMRNRSLKLVAHNMSPWILGIIWACLFILLTIAQGSEEQFIYFQF